In one window of Hemicordylus capensis ecotype Gifberg chromosome 10, rHemCap1.1.pri, whole genome shotgun sequence DNA:
- the LOC128334996 gene encoding cholesterol side-chain cleavage enzyme, mitochondrial: MLARNGFRMPTFGNPRSLWASFWSEDAKLSGSKGVHTIPGDVYPSPLKGKLARPFSELPGNWRASWFSLYNFWQEGGFHNVHNIMMRKFQTFGPIYREKLGVYDSVNIIDPEDAATLFKSEGRYPERFMVPSWLAYRDFRSKPYGVLLKNGESWRHDRLTLNKEALSLNVIDRFVPLLNEVGEDFVKRVQMQIKKSNQGRWTADLTNELFRFALESICNVLYGTRLGLLQDVIDPEAQRFIDAVALMFHTTSPMLYIPPRLLRWMNSKTWTDHVQSWDTIFMQADKCIQNIYRDLRLNRKSTREYTGILSSLLLQDKLPIEDIKASVTEMMAGGVDTTSMTLQWAMFELARAPALQEQLRAEIFTAKEATQGDLLKMLKSVPLLKATIKETLRLHPVAVTIQRYTMQEIILQNYFIPAKTLVQVGIYAMGRNPKFFTKPEQFNPERWLTDDPRHFRNLGFGFGPRQCLGRRIAELEMALFLIHILENFRIETKRGVDIGTTFDLILIPDKPIYLTLRPLDSYP, encoded by the exons ATGCTAGCCAGGAATGGTTTCCGTATGCCAACTTTTGGAAACCCCAGGAGTTTATGGGCCTCATTTTGGTCTGAAGATGCTAAGCTGTCTGGATCCAAAGGGGTCCACACAATACCTGGAGATGTGTACCCTTCTCCTCTTAAAGGGAAGCTGGCAAGACCCTTCAGTGAATTACCAGGCAACTGGAGAGCCAGTTGGTTTAGCCTTTATAACTTCTGGCAGGAAGGTGGTTTCCATAATGTCCACAACATCATGATGCGGAAATTCCAGACCTTTGGGCCGATTTACAG GGAGAAACTCGGTGTCTATGACAGCGTCAACATCATTGACCCAGAAGATGCAGCGACCCTCTTTAAATCTGAAGGCAGGTACCCGGAGAGGTTTATGGTACCATCCTGGCTAGCCTACCGCGACTTCCGTAGCAAGCCGTATGGAGTGCTTCTCAA GAATGGAGAGTCCTGGAGGCATGACCGCCTGACACTGAACAAGGAAGCACTGTCCCTCAACGTGATTGACAGGTTTGTGCCGCTCCTGAATGAGGTGGGAGAAGATTTTGTCAAGAGAGTACAAATGCAGATCAAAAAGAGTAACCAGGGAAGATGGACGGCTGACCTGACCAATGAGCTCTTTCGTTTTGCCCTTGAGT CAATATGCAATGTCCTTTATGGCACACGCCTTGGACTCCTGCAGGACGTAATTGATCCTGAGGCCCAACGGTTCATTGATGCTGTTGCACTGATGTTCCACACTACCTCCCCGATGCTGTATATTCCACCAAGACTCCTGCGCTGGATGAATTCCAAGACCTGGACGGACCATGTGCAATCATGGGACACCATTTTCATGCAAG CTGACAAATGTATACAGAACATCTACCGAGACCTCCGTCTAAACCGGAAAAGTACCAGAGAATACACAGGCATTTTGTCTAGCCTCTTACTGCAGGACAAGTTGCCTATTGAGGACATCAAAGCTAGTGTGACTGAGATGATGGCAGGAGGGGTGGACACG ACCTCAATGACCCTGCAGTGGGCCATGTTTGAATTGGCCCGAGCTCCGGCATTGCAGGAACAGCTGCGGGCTGAGATCTTCACTGCCAAAGAGGCGACCCAGGGAGATCTGCTGAAGATGTTGAAATCGGTGCCGTTGCTCAAAGCTACCATCAAGGAAACACTAAG GCTCCATCCTGTCGCAGTAACAATACAGAGGTACACAATGCAAGAGATTATCCTTCAGAATTACTTCATCCCTGCCAAG acaTTGGTCCAGGTAGGAATCTATGCAATGGGTAGGAATCCCAAATTCTTCACCAAGCCCGAGCAGttcaacccagaaaggtggctgACTGATGATCCCAGACACTTCCGAAatctgggctttggctttggacCACGGCAGTGCCTTGGCCGCAGGATCGCTGAGCTGGAGATGGCATTGTTCCTGATCCAT ATACTTGAAAATTTCCGGATTGAAACCAAGCGCGGGGTGGACATTGGGACCACTTTTGACCTGATCTTGATTCCAGACAAGCCAATCTACCTGACTCTGCGGCCCCTCGACTCTTATCCTTGA